The Pontibacter pudoricolor genome contains a region encoding:
- the ccoN gene encoding cytochrome-c oxidase, cbb3-type subunit I, which produces MSTNVAEVLENAPDKLKPKGRGTGETETFFYDNKIVRDFGIATVFWGIAGMLIGVIIAFQLANPDMNMGTQYTTFGRVRPLHTNAVIFAFVGNAIFMGVYYSLQRLCKTRMYSDLLSKINFWGWQLIIVSAVITLPLGMTTSKEYAELEWPIDIAITLIWVVFGWNMFGTLAKRREKHMYVAIWFYIATFLTVAVLHIVNSYEMPVNLFKSYSGYAGVQDALVQWWYGHNAVAFFLTTPFLGLMYYFLPKAANRPVYSYRLSIIHFWSLIFIYIWAGPHHLLYTSLPDWAQSLGVVFSVMLLAPSWGGMINGLLTLRGAWDKVREEPILKFMVVAITAYGMATFEGPMLSLKNVNAIAHFTDWIVAHVHVGALGWNGFLTFAMLYWLFPRLYKTELFSKKLANAHFWLGTLGILFYAIPMYWAGFTQGLMWKQFTAEGTLQYSNFLETVLQIVPMYYLRGIGGIFYLSGVFLMMYNLYKTAKSGKLEANERTEAPIVVQSVSSNSGHWHSWIEKRPTQMAIWATVAILIGGLVEFIPAFVIKSNVPTIASVKPYTSLELQGRDLYIKEGCVNCHTQMVRPFRSETERYGEYSKAGEFVYDHNFLWGSKRTGPDLHRVGGKYPHSWHYHHMMDPTSMSPGSIMPAYPWLFEQEVDQSTTEDKLRVLKQLGVPYEDDYIANSNEELIKQAKGISADLAKEGIEVKPEKEIVALIAYLQRLGTDIKVKTEEVE; this is translated from the coding sequence ATGTCAACTAATGTAGCTGAAGTCTTAGAAAATGCGCCCGATAAGCTAAAGCCGAAAGGCAGAGGCACGGGAGAAACCGAAACGTTCTTTTATGATAACAAGATCGTACGGGATTTTGGTATAGCCACTGTATTCTGGGGTATTGCCGGTATGCTGATAGGAGTGATCATCGCCTTTCAGCTCGCAAACCCAGACATGAACATGGGTACGCAGTATACCACTTTTGGCCGTGTAAGACCATTGCACACCAACGCTGTTATATTCGCCTTTGTGGGTAATGCCATCTTTATGGGTGTTTATTACTCCTTACAGCGCCTTTGCAAAACCAGGATGTATTCAGATCTTCTCAGCAAGATCAACTTCTGGGGCTGGCAGTTAATTATAGTTTCTGCAGTAATTACCCTTCCGCTGGGCATGACCACATCTAAAGAGTATGCTGAGCTGGAGTGGCCTATAGACATCGCTATCACGCTTATATGGGTAGTTTTTGGCTGGAACATGTTTGGCACACTTGCCAAGCGCCGCGAAAAGCACATGTACGTTGCCATCTGGTTCTACATCGCCACCTTCCTGACAGTTGCTGTGTTGCACATCGTAAACTCATATGAGATGCCGGTTAACCTGTTCAAGAGTTACTCTGGTTATGCAGGTGTGCAGGATGCGCTGGTACAGTGGTGGTATGGCCACAACGCGGTTGCGTTCTTCCTGACAACGCCGTTCCTGGGCCTGATGTATTACTTCCTGCCTAAGGCTGCCAACCGTCCGGTTTACTCTTACAGATTATCTATCATACACTTCTGGTCGCTGATCTTTATCTACATCTGGGCTGGTCCGCACCACTTGCTTTACACTTCGTTACCTGACTGGGCACAGTCGCTGGGTGTTGTGTTCTCGGTAATGCTGCTTGCTCCGAGCTGGGGTGGTATGATCAATGGTTTGCTTACACTGCGTGGCGCCTGGGATAAAGTTCGCGAAGAGCCTATCCTGAAGTTTATGGTGGTGGCTATTACAGCATATGGTATGGCTACGTTCGAAGGCCCTATGCTTTCTTTAAAGAACGTGAACGCTATTGCCCACTTTACTGACTGGATAGTAGCGCACGTACACGTGGGAGCACTTGGCTGGAATGGCTTCCTGACATTTGCCATGCTGTACTGGTTGTTCCCACGCCTTTACAAAACTGAGCTTTTCTCTAAGAAGCTGGCAAATGCCCACTTCTGGTTAGGTACGCTTGGTATTCTTTTCTATGCCATCCCGATGTACTGGGCTGGTTTCACACAAGGCTTAATGTGGAAACAGTTCACTGCAGAAGGTACGCTACAATATTCTAACTTTCTGGAAACAGTGCTTCAGATCGTGCCGATGTATTACCTGCGTGGTATTGGTGGTATCTTCTACCTGAGCGGTGTGTTCCTGATGATGTACAACCTGTACAAAACTGCCAAATCAGGCAAACTGGAAGCGAACGAAAGAACAGAAGCACCTATAGTTGTGCAGTCTGTATCTAGTAACTCCGGTCACTGGCACTCGTGGATCGAGAAGCGTCCGACGCAAATGGCTATATGGGCAACTGTTGCGATCCTGATCGGTGGTCTGGTAGAGTTTATCCCGGCATTCGTTATCAAATCTAACGTGCCAACTATAGCCAGCGTGAAGCCTTACACTTCGCTGGAGTTACAAGGCCGTGACTTATATATCAAAGAAGGTTGCGTTAACTGCCATACTCAGATGGTTCGTCCTTTCAGGTCAGAAACAGAGCGTTACGGGGAGTACTCTAAAGCAGGTGAGTTCGTGTATGATCACAACTTCCTGTGGGGCTCTAAGCGTACCGGTCCGGATCTTCACAGAGTGGGAGGCAAGTATCCGCACAGCTGGCACTATCACCACATGATGGATCCAACTTCTATGTCGCCGGGCTCTATTATGCCAGCATACCCATGGTTGTTTGAGCAGGAAGTTGACCAGAGCACCACAGAAGACAAATTGCGCGTGCTGAAGCAACTGGGTGTGCCTTACGAAGATGACTATATCGCTAACTCTAACGAAGAGTTGATAAAGCAGGCTAAAGGCATCTCAGCTGACCTGGCAAAAGAAGGTATTGAAGTGAAGCCTGAGAAAGAGATCGTTGCCCTGATTGCTTACCTGCAGCGCCTAGGTACTGATATTAAGGTGAAAACGGAAGAAGTAGAATAA